In the genome of Achromobacter sp. MFA1 R4, the window TGGGACGAGGCGCAGCGGCAGTGCGTCTGGGGCCTGCGCCTGCACAGCGCGCTGCGGGAAGCCGCCTATCCGCATCCGTATTTTCAGCCGTCGGGTTCCAGCGCGGTGCAGGCATACCGGGACCGCTGCGACGGGCCGCGGATCAAGGCCAAGACCCGGTCAAGCGAACAGACTTGAAAAATGTCCGCTATCGGAACCAGGACATATCAAGGTCGTGATGCGCGCCCCTTGTTCCTGTCTTGCGCAATGCGCGCCTGACGGCACTGCGCTGCGCATGCGGCCAAGCCACGGCGCGCGGTGCCATTCCCATACGAGCGTAATGCCGCGCCGCCGGCCGTAAACCATGCCGTCAAGGTAGGTTCATGGCGGCGGCGCTGCTCGGCGGTATGGTTTCGGGTCGCCTTGGCGAAGTTGTCACGCACGGCCTGCACCGGATGCGGCGCATCCACGCCGGGCGCGAAGGAACGATAGTGCAGCTTGCCGCCCGCCCACCAGAAGCGCCCCAAATCGGCGACAAGCGCCTGGTCGATGGCGTTGCGCAACGTGATTTCCACCGCGCCAATCAGAGGGAACAGAGCGCCGCAGACGTGCGCGTTCCAGAGGTACACGCCCATCAGTTCCACGTCGTTGGCCGGGTGGAATACGCTCTGGTAGCTGTTGATACGCTCGTTGCTGATGAGCGAGTCGATCAGCACGGGCCGATATTGCAAAGTCTGGGGCATACGGTCGAGGAACCTCCAGTGTGGCGGCCCGCCAGCGGTCGGGGTTGACGCTGGCGGGCGCAAGTGCGGTACCATGGCGACAAGGTTGGTGATGGCTTCCAATGGGCGCAAGCCTACGACCCATCATGTAAGACCTGATACCCACCCCGGCCTAGAGCCGGGGCTTTTGTTTTCAAGGCCCGAATAGGCTCCCGCCAAGCCCGTTCCTCTCGGACCTGCTGGCCGGGCTGTCTGCCCGCCACGATGGTCTGGCGCCGGTTTTCCACCATGTCCGCCGATTTGCGTGCCTGGCCATACTCGGCAGCCTTCCTGCCTTAGTCCCGCGACATGCTGCACTGGATTCATCGGGCAATGAAAAAGCCGGCTGCTCGCGCAGCCGGCCTGGAAAGTGCGGGCGGCCTTCGCCGCCGGCGAACTTACTTCTCGTCCTTCATCTTCACGTCGCTGGACGTGTCGGCCTTCAAGCCGCTGGTGTTGATCTTGCCGGGCGGCGGCGCGTCGATCTCATCCAGGTTGGCCGCAGCGGCCGGCGCCGCCACGTCGTCCAGGTTCACGGCGTCGGCCACGGGGGGCTTGGGCGGCGCGGCCTTCGGCGCCGCTTTCGGGCGCGGCCTGGCCGGCACGCGGGGCTTGGCGGCTTCAAGCGGACGCGTGTAGAGATTGCCGTCCTGGTAGACCAGCATGTAGGGTTTGCCGACGGCGGGCTTTACGGTCTGGCGGGCGGTCCATTGGCCGTTGGCCACCTTGAAGGACAGCGGGCCTTCGCAACTGCGATATCCGGTCCCCCACTTCGAGGACTGTGTGCCCGATACCCGGTACACGTGATAGACGTGGCTGCAACCGGGTTGCGGCACGTCCAGGGTGATCAGCGTGGCGCCCGGCACCTCGGCGACGTTGGCCACCATCATCGTGTTGCCGGTGACGTCGAGTTCCATGACTTTCTTCTGACCATAGAGCTTGATGTCGTAGGAGTCGTTGTAGTAGCGGCGCAGCGCGGCGCGCTCGCCGTTGACCATGAACACCTGCTGTTCCTGGGCCAGGACTTCGCCGAAATCCAGCCCCATCTTGCCGGAGCCGGTGCTGACGCAGCCCGACAGCGCCGCCACGCCGAAAATCAGGACTATTGCACCGACCGAACGGCTAGTGCCGGGCTTGCTTGCCATCCTTGCCAAAACGCCACCAACGCTCGCCGCCATCATTCAATAACCTCTTGATTAAAAATAAGAATTTACTTGTAACCGGTGACTCTTACAGTCGTATCATTTATGTCTAAATGATACGCAATGTTATACTGTAAACCAAAGCGTACAGGGCGAGGCTTAAAGGATGAAGAAGGTTTGCGTGGCCGCGGCAATTGCCGCCAGCGTCGGCAGTGCGCCGGCGCACGCCGAGGCGTATCGCCTGGCATATTCCAAGGCGGAAAACATCGAGATTTTCATTGACCACGCCAATGGCGCGGCCTGGTGCGGTCCGCAACTGAACCTGCGCGCCGTCTACGGCGGCACGCCCGACGCGGCAGCGCTGGGCCGGCTGCTGCCCAAGATCGGGGTGCTGCTCAACAAGCAATGCCCGCAGGCGTCCGACCTGCGCTGGACCAGCGTCAACAGTGCCGGCGCCCGCGTCGCCGAAGGCACCAGCGCCAAGGCCTCCGGCTGGACGATGCAGATGGCCGCAGCGCCGGCTGCGGTGGCCCCGGCTGCGGCTGCCCCGGCTGCCGCAGCACCGGCTGCCGCAGCACCGGCTGCCGCGGCAACTGCTACCGCATCGCCAACTGCCGCCGCACCAACTGCCGCAGCGCCGGCTGTTCCCACGCCTGCCGTGGTCGCGACAGCCGCCACGCCTGCCGCCGAGCAAGCTGCGCCGCAAGCACCCATCCCGCCGGCCCCGGCCGCCCCTGCAACGCCGCCGGCTGCCGCAACGGCGCCGGCCCCGATCTTCGCCACGCCGGCCGCAGCGGCCGCGCCCGCAGCACCGGCGCCCGCGATTGCCGCTCCAGCCGCTTCCGCGATGACTGCGGTCCCAGCCGCGCCGGCGCCCGCACCCGAGCCGTCGCCTGCACCCGTGCCGGCCGCAGCGGTCGCCGACGTCCAGCCTGCGGCGCCCGTTGCCGTTCCCCCGGCTCCGGCTCCAGCCCCTGCTTCGGCCCCGGCCCCTGCTCCGCAGCAAGCCGCGTTCGCGGTCAACGGTTGGGCGCCCCCGCAGGCCGCCGCCGCGATGGCCGGAACCCAGCAACTCAAGGTCATGCAGGACCAGAACGGCTGCAAGGTGATCTCGACCTTCCAACTGGGCGACGGCGCGCAGTACATCACGCTGAAGTCAGACGGCCTGGCTTGCGGCCCCGACGGCTACGCGACGGGCAAGGGCCGCTTGCGGCTGGAACGCTCGGACGGCGCCCGCATCGCGCATACGGATGACGTCTGGCTGGTGTCGGGCATTCCCTTTGCGGCGCCCGTAAACGCGGCGCGCCTGGCCCACGTCGGCGAAAACGGCACGCTGTGGTTCCACATGGACAGCGACCCGGTAAGCCGCTCGCACTATCTGCTGCGCGCTGAACGCGCGTCATACAACAACGCGCTGCAATCCTGGCGCTACAACCGGATCGATGTGGTCACGGAAAGCGCGGACGCGTTCCGCAACGCCGCCGACATCCGAGTGGCCGTGGACGCCGCCTTGCGCGTGCTGGAGCGCACGTCGGTCCCCGACGCCGCCAACGCGCAAATCGTGTTCTCGGACAGCTTCGAGGAAGGCGCCATCGGCGGGCAGACCGAGCATCTGCTCTACGCCATCAACGCCAACCGCGCCACCGACTGGCGCACCGGCAAGCCCAAGAGCGAATGGCGCTACAACCTGCAGTATGCGCAGAACTACCTGTTCAAGCGCGACGAGATCCTGGCCCGCAAAAAGCGCGAAGCCCAGATGCGCCTGGCCAATAAGGAACGCGACAACCTGCGCCAGTACCAGAACCTGGTCGAGCAGGCCAAGAACGATCCCCAGGGCATCCTGGGCCGCATGGTGCGCGACGTGCGCTACCAGCCGCTGACCGGCGCCGGCTACGGCGGCCTGATGGCCGGCCGCAAGGCCACGGTACGCATGGTGGTCCACGTGGACGACCACGAAGACAACGACGCCGTCGCCGACTGGCCGTACGAAATGCGCCTGCCCGGCCAGAAGTCGCTGAAGGAAGGCTGGTACCTGGTCCCCGGCGACATCACGCTGGACCCGAAGCGCGTCGATGGCCGCGGCCTGCCCCTGACCCTGCTGACGCTGGGCCAGGGCGCGCCCCACGCGTGCAAGAAAGAAGGCTGCGCCGACCTGAACGATCCGCTGGTGGGCGCGCGCATGATGCTCGGCCTGCCCGACTGGACGCCAGAACAGGCCCAGGCCGTGATCGACCAAGCCACCCAACCCTGATAGCCGGACGAGCAACGCAATGATCAAACAAAAGAAATCCCTGATCGCGGGCGGCGTCGTGGCGGCGCTCGCCTGCGCCTGGTGGGGGCTGGGCGTCTATGCGTCCGGCAAGGCCGAAGATGAACTGCTGGCGCTGCTGGACAAGACCGGCCAGCGCGACATGGTGCATTGGAAGAGCATTTCGGCGTCGCCGTTCGGCTCCGCCAAGTTGAAGGAAGTCACGATCGGCTCGGCGGCGTCGCCCATCGCCCGCATCGAGACCGTCAAGATAAGCGGCCTGCGCAACTCGTACGACCGCCAGAGCGGCGACGTGACGATCGAAGGCGCCGCGCTGCCCAACGGCAACAGCGTGCTTAGCCAGACGGACCTTATCCGCCAGGCGGGCAAATCCGACCTGCCCCCCGCCAACCTGCGCGTGCGCTGGGACTACCAGCGGGACGACGACAACGCGTCGATCCACCTCAACCTCGAGCAACCCGACGCGCTGGACGCCGAGCTGATGCTGGGCCTGGAGCGCGTCAACGGTGCCGCCGCCCTGGCCGAGGACGGCGCGGCGCTTGGCGCGTTGGGCATGATGGGCATCATGGGCCTGGGCCGGATCGACCGCGCTTTGGCGCCCCTGGCGCAAGTCCGCATCACGGAGGGCAGCCTGTCGCTCAAGGACGACGGCTACGTCAAGCGCAGCATCGAACTCTACAAGCGGTACAACATCGCCGCCGTCCCGGGCGAAGGCAACCCGGACAAGCAGCGCGCCAAGCTGTTCGACAAGTTCATCGACGACGCCCGCAAGCAGTGCATCCAGCGCCAGGCGATGGCGGGCTTCGAGGACAACGACGACGCCTGCTCGGCGGCGGCCAATTTCGCCAGCGGCGAAGACCGCGAGATCCATCTGACCTTGAATCCGCGCAACGGCGTGTCCGTGGCTGAAATGCTGTCGGGCGGCGGCCGGGACTACAGCAAGGTCCTGGCGCTGTTCTCGCCCACGCTGAAGAACTGAGCGCCACGCGCCGGAACCCGCCGGGCGGCATCCTGCATGGGATGCCGCCCGGTTTGCTTTTGCGCGCCCCCCCCCAGGGCGCGCTGCCCTGCATGCGCCGCCCTATAATCGCTTCATTCGCTGCAAGCGCGCCTGCTGAGGGGCAGACGCAGGAGACCCACATGAAAGCCCCGCTGAATCACCTGATTTCCCTCCTTGCCGTTGCCCTGCTGCTGGCCGGATGCACCTCCGGCCCGGGCGGACCGCCCCATCCCGGCGCGGTCAATCCCTACAGCAGCGGCGGATTCCGCGACGCCGGCCCCAATTACCCGGACACCGGAAGGTAAGCGCGGCCCCCTCCCCGCGCCCCCCGGGCGCAGCCCGAACCGCATAACAGCTTTGCGCCCCCGGGCTCCTCCTCTGGAGCCCGGCGAATCCTAGACTGCCTTCACATCACCGCAGTCAAGGAGAAGGCTTTGCAGCCGCTGTTATCCAACCTCAAAGTCCTGGACCTGAGCCGCATCCTGGCCGGTCCGTGGGCGAGCCAGATCCTGGCCGACCTGGGCGCTGACGTCATCAAAGTCGAGCGGCCGGGCCAGGGCGACGACACCCGGTCCTGGGGACCGCCCTTCCTGAAGGACGAGCAAGGCCGGGACACGAAAGACGGCGCCTACTTCATCGCCACCAACCGCGGCAAGCGTTCCATCACCCTGGACCTGCAGACGCCCGAAGGCCAGGCGCTGGTCAAGGAACTGGCGCGCGACGCGGACGTGGTGCTCGAAAACTACAAGGTCGGCACCCTGGCGCGCATGGGGCTGGACTACGAATCCCTGTCCAGGATCAACCCGCGGCTGGTGTACTGCTCGGTCACCGGCTTTGGCCAGACGGGCCCGCGCGCCGCCGAACCCGCCTACGACTTCCTGATCCAGGCCATGGGCGGCCTGATGAGCGTCACCGGCGAACGCGACGACAAGCCCGGTGGCGGCCCCCAGAAGGTCGGCGTCCCCATCGTGGACCTGACCACCGGCGTCTACGCGGCGCTGGGCATCGTGGCGGCGCTGCTGCGCCGCGCGCAGACCGGCCAGGGCGAATACATCGACGTCGCGATGCTGGACGTGCAGGTCGGCCTGCTGGCCAACCAGGCCATGAACTTCCTCTTGGGCAACAAGGTGCCGCGCCGCACCGGCACCGCGCATCCGAACATCCAGCCGCAGCGCACCTTTGCCTGCGCCGACGGCGACATCGTGATCGTGGTCGGCAACGACGCGCAGTTCGCCACGCTGTGCGGCGTGCTGGGCACGCCCGAGCTGGCGCAGGACCCGCGCTACCTCACAAACAGCCAGCGCGTGAAGAACCAGGATTCGCTGGACCCGATCCTGGACGCGATCTTCGCCGCGCAGCCGCGCGCGCACTGGCTGGCGGCCCTGAAGCAGGCCGGCGTTCCAGCAGGCTCCATCAATACCGTGCCTGAAGTGTTCGAGGACCCGCAGGTCGTGCACCGCGCCATGCTGCGGCGCCTGCCCCATCCCGCCGCCGGCTCGGTGCCGCAGGTGATGAACCCGCTGCGATTTGGCCACGCCGCGCTGCGCGCCGATGCCGCGCCGCCGCTGCTGGGCCAGCACACCGCCGACGTGTTGACGGAACTGGGCCTGTCCGCCGAACAGATCCAGGACTATCGCGACCGCAAGATCATCTGAACGACAAGGAGAGAGACATGAACATGCCGGAAAACCTGGCAGGCCCCTACACCGCGTTGCAGGTATCGATTGCCGACGGCGTCGCGACGATCCTGCTGGCCAATCCGCCCGTCAACGCGCTCAGCACCGAGATGATGAATGAGCTGTCCTGGGTGCTGGACCGGATCTCGGAGACGCCCGAGGTGCGCGCCGTGGTGCTGTCGGGCCAGGGCAAGACCTTCTGCGCCGGCGCCGACCTGAAGAACCGCGCCGCCACCATCAAGGGGCCGGGCGACCTGCCACAGCACTCGCGCCGCACGCGCGAGTGTTTTCATGCGATCCGCGAATGCGCCAAGCCCGTGGTGGGCGCGATCAACGGCGCGGCCCTGGGCGCCGGCCTGGCAATCGTCGCCTCGTGCGACATCCTGCTGGCCGCCTCCGATGCGGTCGTGGGCCTGCCCGAGATCAACGTGGGGCTCCTGGGCGGCGGTCGGCACGGCATGCGGCTCTTCGGCCATTCGCGCCTGCGCCGCATGATGCTGACCGGCCTGCGCGTCGACGGCGACGAGCTCTACCGGCTGGGCATCGTCGAAGCCGCCGTGCCCGCCGAGGCGTTGATGGACCGCGCGATGGAACTGGCCCGCGAGCTGGCGTCCAAGAGTCCGCTGGCCACGGTGCTGGCCAAGCAGACGCTCAACGCCATCGAAGACATGAGCCTGCGCGACGGCTACCGCTACGAACAGGACATGACGGCGGCCATCGGCAAGACCGAGGACGCGCAGGAAGCGCGGCGCGCGTTCCTGGAGAAGCGCGCCCCCGTGTTCCAGGGCCGATAAGGAGAGGCCGCCATGAGCAGTGCATTGGAAGGCGTGAAGGTCCTGGACCTGAGCCGCGTGTTCTCCGGGCCGTGGGCCGCGCAGATGCTGGCCGATTTTGGCGCCGAGGTCATCAAGGTGGAGCGCCCCGGCCGCGGCGACGACGTGCGGCACCAGGGCTATCCCATGCCGGACCGCGACGGGCAGCCCAGCCGCGAGACGTCCTCGTTCGTCGCGATGAACCGCGGCAAGAAGTCCCTGACCCTGGACATCTCGCGGCCAGAGGGCCAGGAACTGGTGCGCCAGCTCGCGCAAAAGGCCGACATTCTCATCGAAAACTTCAAGGCCGGCGACCTGCGGCGCTACGGGCTGGATTACGCCGCGCTGTCGGCCCTGAATCCGCGCCTGGTGTATTGCTCGATCACCGGGTTCGGCCAGACCGGCCCCT includes:
- a CDS encoding CaiB/BaiF CoA-transferase family protein — encoded protein: MQPLLSNLKVLDLSRILAGPWASQILADLGADVIKVERPGQGDDTRSWGPPFLKDEQGRDTKDGAYFIATNRGKRSITLDLQTPEGQALVKELARDADVVLENYKVGTLARMGLDYESLSRINPRLVYCSVTGFGQTGPRAAEPAYDFLIQAMGGLMSVTGERDDKPGGGPQKVGVPIVDLTTGVYAALGIVAALLRRAQTGQGEYIDVAMLDVQVGLLANQAMNFLLGNKVPRRTGTAHPNIQPQRTFACADGDIVIVVGNDAQFATLCGVLGTPELAQDPRYLTNSQRVKNQDSLDPILDAIFAAQPRAHWLAALKQAGVPAGSINTVPEVFEDPQVVHRAMLRRLPHPAAGSVPQVMNPLRFGHAALRADAAPPLLGQHTADVLTELGLSAEQIQDYRDRKII
- a CDS encoding DUF945 family protein, translating into MIKQKKSLIAGGVVAALACAWWGLGVYASGKAEDELLALLDKTGQRDMVHWKSISASPFGSAKLKEVTIGSAASPIARIETVKISGLRNSYDRQSGDVTIEGAALPNGNSVLSQTDLIRQAGKSDLPPANLRVRWDYQRDDDNASIHLNLEQPDALDAELMLGLERVNGAAALAEDGAALGALGMMGIMGLGRIDRALAPLAQVRITEGSLSLKDDGYVKRSIELYKRYNIAAVPGEGNPDKQRAKLFDKFIDDARKQCIQRQAMAGFEDNDDACSAAANFASGEDREIHLTLNPRNGVSVAEMLSGGGRDYSKVLALFSPTLKN
- a CDS encoding enoyl-CoA hydratase/isomerase family protein, whose product is MNMPENLAGPYTALQVSIADGVATILLANPPVNALSTEMMNELSWVLDRISETPEVRAVVLSGQGKTFCAGADLKNRAATIKGPGDLPQHSRRTRECFHAIRECAKPVVGAINGAALGAGLAIVASCDILLAASDAVVGLPEINVGLLGGGRHGMRLFGHSRLRRMMLTGLRVDGDELYRLGIVEAAVPAEALMDRAMELARELASKSPLATVLAKQTLNAIEDMSLRDGYRYEQDMTAAIGKTEDAQEARRAFLEKRAPVFQGR